Proteins encoded by one window of Agelaius phoeniceus isolate bAgePho1 chromosome 5, bAgePho1.hap1, whole genome shotgun sequence:
- the DUS4L gene encoding tRNA-dihydrouridine(20a/20b) synthase [NAD(P)+]-like encodes MIDDIRETKECQLKDPMDLFHSGQVVKICAPMVRYSKLAFRTLVRKYSCDLCYTPMIVAADFVRSAKARDSEFTTNKGDHPLIVQFAAKEAQILCDAARIICPFADGIDLNCGCPQRWAMSEGYGACLINKPELVKDMVRHVRSQIDNPKFSVSIKIRIHEDLKRTVDLCQKAEAAGVSWITVHGRSTEERHQPVHYDAIKIIKQSMSIPIVANGDIKSLKDAENVHHLTEADGIMVARGLLANPAMFAGYEETPFQCIQDWVDIALEHGTPFTCFHHHLMYMMERITSKQEKKVFNVLSSTSAVLDYLNDHYGLGEMKVC; translated from the exons ATGATTGATGACATCAGAGAAACTAAAGAATGCCAACTAAAAGATCCCATGGATTTGTTTCATTCTGGGCAAGTTGTAAAAATATGTGCTCCTATGGTCCGCTATTCAAA GTTGGCTTTCAGAACCTTGGTTAGGAAGTACAGTTGTGATTTGTGTTACACACCAATGATAGTGGCAGCTGATTTTGTGAGATCTGCAAAAGCCAGAGACAGCGAATTCACAACAAACAAAG GTGATCACCCACTGATTGTTCAGTTCGCTGCTAAAGAAGCACAGATTTTGTGTGATGCTGCCCGTATCATCTGTCCTTTTGCAGATGGAATAGACCTAAACTGTGGCTGTCCTCAGAG atggGCGATGTCAGAAGGTTATGGTGCTTGCTTAATAAATAAACCTGAGCTTGTTAAAGATATGGTGAGACATGTACGGAGTCAGATTGACAACCCGAAATTTTCAGTATCTATTAAAATAAG GATCCATGAGGACTTAAAAAGAACAGTTGACCTATGTCAgaaagctgaagcagctggagTTTCATGGATTACAGTACATGGGAGAAGTACAGAAGAAAGGCATCAACCTGTACATTACGatgcaattaaaataattaaacaaaGCATGTCTATACCTATTGTGGCTAATGGAGACATTAAATCTTTAAAAGATGCTGAAAATGTTCATCACTTGACAGAAGCAGATG GTATCATGGTTGCTAGAGGACTCTTGGCAAATCCAGCTATGTTTGCAGGATATGAAGAGACACCTTTTCAGTGCATCCAGGACTGGGTTGACATTGCTCTTGAGCACGGCACTCCTTTTACGTGTTTTCACCACCACTTAATGTACATGATGGAGCGCATCACttcaaagcaagaaaaaaaagttttcaatGTTTTATCAAGTACCTCAGCAGTACTAGATTATCTGAATGACCATTATGGTTTGGGGGAAATGAAAGTATGTTAG